In Nitratiruptor sp. YY09-18, a single window of DNA contains:
- a CDS encoding GGDEF domain-containing protein codes for MTKNSLIKNLFFFLVYITLSSLLVYYFYVDKNNRLQIYLAQKINQLYAEFRATKNTYAKLSSLAYDEITKNPQFVVWLENYPQYKKQIDTYIAPHFSLLKKYSIAHLSIYDPAGNVIVSMHKRAKKTKKSIFERDEQNSELIIKFKRPIYANNRLIALFESAVSYNTIKQELQRLFGAAYAYIVKDSVIDKRLIHYGSYLFIQSDLHKRFFYEEQSHKSTNSKQKWLIHQINSLIKNKAAPLLDKQQSFATIAKIGENYYVVSFLAIKVNDALSYLISYKKDTNIKTFDTIFWQNVILSNIVLLIALLFIYYFIHIKQKFETLAITDKLTGLYNRNKFYKTAQQEINRATRHQRPLSLIIFDIDNFKKINDTYGHDVGDYVLKTIAKLVHKNIRKYDYAFRWGGEEFIILSPETSAKEAMKLAEKIRNLIAQYRFDKVGKVTISLGVAEFDKESDKHIDAVIKRADSALYLSKKDGKNRTTLAV; via the coding sequence ATGACAAAAAATAGTCTTATCAAAAATTTGTTTTTCTTCCTCGTCTATATTACACTCAGCTCCCTTTTGGTCTACTATTTTTATGTAGACAAAAATAACAGGCTCCAAATTTATCTCGCGCAAAAGATCAACCAACTCTACGCTGAGTTTCGCGCCACCAAAAACACCTATGCGAAACTCTCTAGCCTTGCATATGATGAGATCACGAAAAATCCTCAATTTGTCGTATGGCTTGAAAACTATCCACAATACAAAAAGCAAATAGACACTTATATTGCGCCACACTTCTCCCTTCTCAAAAAATATTCCATAGCGCATCTGAGTATTTACGATCCTGCTGGTAATGTTATTGTCAGTATGCATAAAAGAGCCAAAAAGACGAAGAAGAGTATTTTTGAAAGGGATGAGCAAAATAGTGAGCTTATCATAAAGTTCAAGCGCCCTATATATGCCAACAACCGCCTCATCGCCCTTTTTGAGTCAGCTGTATCATACAATACAATTAAACAAGAACTCCAAAGACTCTTTGGAGCAGCATATGCATACATTGTCAAAGATAGCGTGATTGACAAGAGACTCATACATTATGGCAGCTATCTCTTTATCCAAAGCGATCTACATAAGAGATTTTTCTATGAAGAGCAGTCCCACAAATCTACAAACTCAAAGCAAAAGTGGCTCATCCATCAAATTAATAGTCTCATCAAAAACAAAGCAGCACCACTTTTGGATAAGCAACAAAGCTTTGCCACAATTGCGAAGATTGGGGAAAATTACTACGTAGTATCATTCCTTGCGATAAAAGTCAATGATGCCCTAAGCTACCTCATCTCATACAAAAAAGATACAAACATCAAAACATTTGATACAATTTTTTGGCAAAATGTGATCTTAAGTAATATTGTCTTACTCATTGCCCTTCTCTTTATCTACTATTTCATCCATATCAAGCAGAAGTTTGAAACACTTGCAATTACAGATAAACTGACAGGTCTTTACAACCGCAATAAGTTCTATAAAACGGCACAGCAAGAGATCAACCGTGCCACAAGACACCAAAGACCACTCTCACTCATTATATTCGACATCGATAACTTTAAAAAGATCAACGACACCTACGGCCACGATGTAGGGGATTACGTGCTCAAAACCATAGCAAAACTTGTACACAAGAATATTCGCAAATATGATTATGCTTTTCGGTGGGGTGGTGAAGAGTTTATCATCCTCTCACCAGAGACTTCTGCAAAAGAGGCTATGAAACTAGCTGAAAAAATTCGCAATCTTATCGCTCAGTATAGATTTGATAAGGTGGGAAAAGTAACAATTAGTCTGGGGGTAGCTGAATTTGACAAAGAGAGTGATAAGCATATAGATGCAGTGATCAAAAGAGCAGACAGTGCATTGTATCTATCCAAAAAAGATGGAAAAAATCGCACAACTTTAGCCGTTTAG
- a CDS encoding MotE family protein has translation MRTFYAKILLILSLSSLLFANVQKKELQKELQRLEKLHAIIKEKLEQNRQVLQKIQEEKAALQKLKKELENEKKAINNERFKKLAKDFENMDPEYAGEKLSKMQDPHIAAYILYNMNSRKAGEALNFVEPEALNKITKILIHLRNNDKK, from the coding sequence ATGAGAACTTTTTACGCAAAAATACTCCTCATATTATCTCTTAGCTCTTTGCTTTTCGCAAATGTCCAAAAAAAAGAGCTGCAAAAAGAGCTCCAACGGCTCGAAAAGCTCCATGCAATTATCAAGGAGAAGCTAGAGCAAAATAGACAAGTTTTGCAAAAGATTCAAGAAGAAAAAGCTGCTCTGCAAAAACTCAAAAAAGAGCTTGAGAATGAAAAAAAAGCTATAAATAACGAACGTTTCAAAAAACTTGCAAAAGATTTTGAGAACATGGATCCAGAATACGCAGGGGAAAAACTCTCTAAAATGCAAGATCCCCATATTGCAGCATATATTCTTTATAATATGAATTCGCGCAAAGCTGGTGAAGCACTCAACTTCGTCGAACCAGAGGCGCTCAATAAAATCACTAAAATTTTGATACACTTGCGCAACAATGACAAAAAATAG
- a CDS encoding flagellar brake protein: MQENLSRFDTLKLATQYWHGDETTTKLIVVLFILALIIFFIAGFYMQKRMRERNLKRYFVTFAKEKELTDEEIKILWDYSHKMERDPILVLEFKAPFEKVIDIYIKENPNADENIIKDMRRKLDFEVLSPHVPLVTTKDIEIFQNGRMIFANNKSINVALYDKDEKFMYWVAIDNDVPADVHPGEYVKIVFIRNEDGIYTIEVPIAEILRDNGKTLIKLPHTFDLHRVQRRESPRVKVNKPAKMIIEETPIDVTIIDISTGGAKICTNDKNDVLKKIKYGEEAILEFKLDNRFYSLKAKVLEIDRRPKSTCLRFLFDGVPEDIKDELLEFVQKEQLKLAHIKRKQ, encoded by the coding sequence ATGCAAGAAAATCTCAGCCGTTTCGATACACTTAAACTTGCTACGCAATACTGGCATGGAGATGAGACTACAACAAAACTCATCGTCGTGCTTTTTATTTTGGCTCTTATAATCTTTTTCATAGCTGGCTTTTATATGCAAAAACGCATGCGGGAGCGTAACCTCAAGCGCTACTTCGTGACATTTGCCAAAGAAAAAGAGCTCACAGATGAAGAGATAAAGATTTTGTGGGATTATTCACATAAAATGGAGCGAGACCCTATTTTGGTGCTTGAATTTAAAGCGCCTTTTGAAAAAGTTATCGATATCTATATCAAAGAAAATCCGAATGCAGATGAAAACATCATAAAAGATATGCGCCGCAAGCTCGACTTTGAGGTGCTTAGTCCCCATGTGCCACTTGTAACTACAAAAGATATAGAGATTTTTCAAAATGGGCGCATGATATTTGCTAATAACAAAAGCATTAATGTCGCGCTCTATGACAAAGATGAGAAGTTTATGTATTGGGTAGCAATCGATAATGATGTACCAGCAGATGTACATCCAGGCGAATATGTCAAAATCGTCTTCATTCGCAATGAAGACGGTATTTATACTATAGAAGTACCAATTGCTGAAATTCTAAGAGACAACGGTAAAACTCTCATCAAGCTCCCACATACCTTCGATCTTCATAGAGTACAGCGAAGAGAATCTCCACGGGTAAAAGTCAACAAGCCAGCAAAAATGATCATTGAAGAGACCCCTATTGATGTGACAATTATAGATATAAGTACTGGCGGAGCGAAAATCTGTACTAACGACAAAAATGATGTTCTCAAAAAGATTAAATATGGAGAGGAGGCTATACTGGAATTTAAGCTAGATAATAGATTTTATAGTCTCAAAGCAAAAGTCTTAGAGATTGATAGAAGGCCAAAGAGCACATGCTTGAGATTTTTATTTGATGGTGTTCCAGAAGATATAAAAGATGAGCTATTGGAATTTGTACAAAAAGAGCAACTCAAGCTTGCTCACATAAAAAGGAAACAATGA
- the flhB gene encoding flagellar biosynthesis protein FlhB — MAKEPDKTEKATPRRREKAREEGQVAKSMDIAISASLVSVFLLFLFYIPFAFKKLYTLFVHFFSNPLANIPENNYLIVKEIVYDLAILLAPIFLTLLVIGVAANVVQVGFHITWKPLMPKLEKINPISGLKRLFSLKVLFELFKNLLKLLVATAVSYYLVTYLLEDVFRFSATPLYSDSYILIKYTLVMVLGFALLSIPVAVIDFFFRKYEFEESIKMSKQEIKEEQKLYEGNPQIKSAIRKKMREMSLTRMMAEVAKADVVITNPEHFAVALAYKRGAMQAPKVVAKGVDFVALRIKEEAKAHGIPIEENPPLARALYQSCEIGDYVPENLYQAIAKIFAKIYKKRGLNG, encoded by the coding sequence ATGGCAAAAGAGCCAGACAAGACCGAAAAGGCCACCCCCCGAAGACGTGAGAAGGCTCGCGAAGAGGGGCAAGTGGCTAAAAGCATGGATATAGCCATCAGCGCCTCTTTGGTGTCGGTTTTCTTGCTCTTTTTATTCTATATCCCTTTTGCATTCAAGAAACTCTATACGCTCTTTGTCCATTTTTTTAGCAATCCTCTTGCAAATATTCCGGAGAATAATTATCTGATAGTCAAAGAGATAGTGTATGATTTGGCAATTTTACTCGCTCCTATTTTTCTTACGCTTCTTGTGATTGGAGTTGCTGCAAATGTAGTACAAGTTGGTTTTCATATCACTTGGAAGCCTCTTATGCCAAAACTAGAAAAGATCAATCCCATCTCCGGACTCAAGCGACTCTTTTCACTCAAAGTCCTTTTTGAACTGTTCAAAAATCTTCTCAAACTCCTTGTAGCAACAGCAGTTTCTTACTATCTCGTAACATATCTTTTGGAAGATGTTTTTCGTTTTAGTGCCACGCCACTCTACAGTGATTCCTATATTTTAATCAAATATACCCTTGTTATGGTTTTGGGATTTGCACTGCTTTCGATTCCTGTGGCAGTTATCGACTTTTTTTTCCGCAAGTATGAGTTTGAAGAGAGCATCAAAATGAGCAAGCAAGAGATAAAAGAGGAGCAAAAGCTCTATGAGGGTAACCCACAGATCAAATCTGCAATACGCAAAAAGATGCGGGAGATGAGTCTTACAAGAATGATGGCTGAAGTAGCAAAGGCTGATGTAGTTATCACAAACCCAGAGCACTTTGCAGTAGCTCTTGCATACAAAAGAGGCGCAATGCAAGCACCGAAGGTCGTAGCTAAAGGGGTAGATTTTGTGGCGTTGCGTATCAAAGAGGAGGCAAAAGCACACGGAATTCCAATCGAGGAAAATCCACCACTAGCCAGAGCTTTGTATCAATCGTGTGAGATTGGTGACTATGTCCCTGAAAACCTCTACCAAGCAATTGCAAAAATCTTTGCGAAAATCTACAAAAAGCGCGGCCTAAACGGCTAA